In the Methylosinus sp. LW4 genome, CGATCGCGGAAGCATTCGCGGTGATCCGCGAGGCGTCGGACCGCGTGCTGGGAATGCGTCACTTCGACGTGCAGCTGATCGGCGGCGATATTCTCCTTTGCGGAATGATCGCCGAGATGGACACCGGCGAAGGCAAGACGCTCACGGCGACATTGGCGGCCGCGACCGCGGCGCTGGCGGGACTCCCGACCCATGTCGTCACGGTGAACGACTATCTCGCGCGTCGCGACGCCGATCTGATGCGGCCGCTCTATGAATTTCTCGGATTGCGCGTCGGCGTCGTCACGCAGGAGATGGCGCCCGAGCAAAAAGCGGCGGCCTACGCCTGCGACATCGCCTATTGCACGAACAAGACCCTCGCCTTCGATTATTTGCGGGACCGCTTGGCGCTCGGGCGGCGGAGCGGCGATCTCCGGCACAAGCTCGCGCGGCTCGCGGCGCCGGCGGCGCCGGAGCGTGATCTCCTGCTGCGGGGCCTTCACTTCGCCATCGTCGACGAGGCGGACAGCATACTCGTCGACGAGGCGCGCACGCCGCTCATTCTCTCGCGCGAGCTGCAATCGACCTCCGAGCGCGAGGAGTTCGCTCATGCGCTGGCGCTCGCCGAGCGGATGAGCGAAGGACGCGATTTCGCGATCCGCTTCGACGAGCGTCGGGTCGAGCTGACCGCGAGCGGCCGCGCTCTGCTCGCCGAATTGGCGCAGCCGCTCGGAAGCCGTTGGCGCATGACGGCGCAACGCGAGGAATGGGCGGTTCAGGCGATCACGGCGCTGCGCCTCTTCCATCGCGACGAGCATTACATCGTGCGCGGCGGGAAGGTGGAGATCGTCGACGAGCATACCGGCCGCGTCATGGCCGATCGCTTTTGGAGCGACGGGCTCCATCAGATGATCGAGGTCAAGGAAGGCTGCGCGATCTCGGGCGTGCGGGCGACGATCGCGCGAATGACCTATCAGCGCTTTTTTCGACGCTATCAGCGGCTCGCCGGCATGACGGGCACGGCCGCGGAGGTCGCGGGCGAGCTGTGGAGCGTCTATCGCCTCGCCGTCGCGCGCGTGCCGACCAACCGGCCCTCGCGACGCGAGC is a window encoding:
- a CDS encoding preprotein translocase subunit SecA — translated: MSEASAPARAPLPRPRIYPERRWPRSGALERAAEAAAARFAPAIGWFAGRGAGGVVERVAAHEAELRALSDVELRLRGRALRESLYRCRARDPKAIAEAFAVIREASDRVLGMRHFDVQLIGGDILLCGMIAEMDTGEGKTLTATLAAATAALAGLPTHVVTVNDYLARRDADLMRPLYEFLGLRVGVVTQEMAPEQKAAAYACDIAYCTNKTLAFDYLRDRLALGRRSGDLRHKLARLAAPAAPERDLLLRGLHFAIVDEADSILVDEARTPLILSRELQSTSEREEFAHALALAERMSEGRDFAIRFDERRVELTASGRALLAELAQPLGSRWRMTAQREEWAVQAITALRLFHRDEHYIVRGGKVEIVDEHTGRVMADRFWSDGLHQMIEVKEGCAISGVRATIARMTYQRFFRRYQRLAGMTGTAAEVAGELWSVYRLAVARVPTNRPSRRELRADRIFATEAEKWRAVAETVAEHHRRGAPVLLGARSVATSRRASEALAAAGLPHVVLNAAQDAAEAEIVAGAGRRGRITVATNMAGRGTDIKLDDDVNELGGLHVIMSELHDARRIDRQLAGRCARQGQRGCFQAILSLEDALTDTNALHLERYLMYVMIRAGRSWPARLALRTAQRRAERLHAHMRRELLDRDETLDHALAFTGKSE